A window of the Tiliqua scincoides isolate rTilSci1 chromosome 5, rTilSci1.hap2, whole genome shotgun sequence genome harbors these coding sequences:
- the AGR3 gene encoding anterior gradient protein 3 yields the protein MHSALGLSFLLIAVSSNFAMAIKKEKRIPQTLSRGWGDDITWVQTYEEGLYQAKQSNKPLMVIHHLEDCQYCKALKKVFAENQEIQEICQNNFIMLNLMHETTDKNLSPDGQYVPRIMFVDPSLTVRADITGRYSNRLYTYEPQDLAVLIENMKKALRLIQTEL from the exons ATGCACTCAGCACTGGGCTTATCTTTCCTGCTAATTGCAGTTTCTTCCAATTTTGCAATGGCAATCAAGAAGGAGAAAAGAATTCCCCAGACACTGTCAAGAG GATGGGGTGATGATATAACCTGGGTACAAACTTATGAAGAAGGGCTCTATCAAGCAAAACAAAG TAATAAACCATTGATGGTCATTCACCACTTAGAAGATTGCCAGTATTGCAAAG CACTGAAGAAGGTTTTTGCAGAAAATCAAGAAATACAAGAAATATGTCAGAATAATTTCATCATGCTCAACCTCATG CATGAAACAACTGACAAGAACCTGTCACCTGATGGACAGTATGTTCCTCGAATCATGTTTGTAG ATCCTTCTCTCACAGTAAGGGCTGATATTACTGGAAGATACTCTAACCGACTCTACACTTATGAGCCTCAAGACCTTGCAGtgt TAATAGAGAACATGAAGAAAGCATTACGCCTCATTCAGACTGAACTGTAA
- the AGR2 gene encoding anterior gradient protein 2 homolog, producing the protein MEKSLVLMFLLLVAVSYTLAKDATTTKNEQKDTKTSRPKLPQTLSRGWGDQLIWTQTYEEALFKARTNNKPIMIIHHLEECPHSQALKKAFAEHKEIQKLAEKFILLNLIYETTDKHLAPDGQYVPRVLFVDPTLTVRADITGRYSNRLYAYEPSDIALLYSNMQKALKLLKSEL; encoded by the exons ATGGAAAAGTCCTTAGTGTTGATGTTCCTTCTGCTTGTTGCTGTCTCATATACTTTGGCGAAAGATGCTACTACAACGAAAAATGAACAAAAGGACACAAAAACATCCCGTCCCAAACTACCCCAAACACTCTCTAGAG gtTGGGGTGATCAGCTGATCTGGACTCAAACTTATGAAGAAGCTCTCTTCAAAGCAAGGACAAA CAACAAACCTATAATGATCATCCACCACTTAGAGGAGTGCCCTCATAGCCAAG CTCTGAAGAAGGCATTTGCTGAACACAAAGAAATACAGAAGTTGGCTGAGAAGTTTATTCTCCTCAATCTTATA TATGAAACCACAGACAAGCATCTTGCACCTGATGGTCAGTATGTGCCTAGAGTTCTGTTTGTAG ATCCTACACTGACAGTTCGGGCAGATATTACTGGCAGATATTCCAATCGCCTTTATGCTTATGAGCCCTCAGATATTGCACTGT TGTACTCAAATATGCAGAAAGCCCTGAAGCTGTTGAAGTCTGAATTGTGA